One part of the Solanum dulcamara chromosome 8, daSolDulc1.2, whole genome shotgun sequence genome encodes these proteins:
- the LOC129900852 gene encoding uncharacterized protein LOC129900852, with the protein MATSYWFVFSLLSVLSLFASSTCNSIPYVGSNQLKFWKENVVNEMPQALVSKLSPMNKIDSEYYISLVSKKTFSFDVQSCLVADIFCTSESNALLAGFKTSKIPDQAKVYAFKLPNQAKVYPSKIPDQAKVYTTRIPDQAKVNASKLPNQAKVYPSKISNQAKVYTTKISDLASKVIYTTRIPDQAKVYASKLPNQAKVYPSKIPDQAKVYTTKIPVLASKVIYTTRIPDQAKVYASKLPNQAKVYPSKIPNQAKVYTTKIPNLAFKAIYTTRIPDQAKVYASKLPNQAKVYPSKIPDQAKVYTTKIPVLASKVIYTTRIPEQAKVYASKLPNQAKVYPSKIPNQAKVYTTKIPDLAFKAIYTTRIPDQAKVYASKLPNQTKVYPSKIPNQAKVYTTKIPDLASKVIYSTRIPDQAKVYTTRIPDQAKVYATNSHSNHHLGEVSFFRVSILKPGNTIHLDNLENPFPHRSFLPSQIASKISINSNHLQHLFPQTFSSPFTKDTTQTTILNCNAPTLKGEVKKCAKSLEEMIEFSKTILKQNQLIALTTKSKQGSGEKLKIEKFHKINSQKSVSCHEIFLPFATYFCHLLSSTNIYAVDLVDLNTNAHVNTALVVCHMDTSSWPADHPAFKMLNFSPGKGEACHWMSQADLVWVRHDVHA; encoded by the coding sequence atggCTACTTCATATTGGTTCGTGTTTTCCTTGTTAAGTGTCTTGTCTTTATTTGCTTCTTCTACTTGTAATTCTATACCATATGTAGGTTCTAATCAGCTCAAGTTTTGGAAAGAAAATGTTGTCAATGAAATGCCTCAAGCTCTTGTTTCTAAATTGTCTCCAATGAACAAGATTGACTCTGAATATTACATTTCATTAGTGTCCAAAAAGACATTCTCTTTTGATGTCCAAAGTTGCTTGGTTGCTGATATATTTTGTACTTCTGAGTCTAACGCCCTTCTTGCTGGATTCAAAACATCCAAAATCCCTGATCAAGCTAAAGTCTATGCTTTCAAACTCCCAAATCAAGCCAAAGTTTATCCCTCAAAAATTCCTGATCAAGCTAAGGTATACACAACCAGAATCCCCGATCAAGCTAAAGTCAATGCTTCCAAACTCCCAAATCAAGCCAAAGTTTATCCCTCGAAAATTTCCAATCAAGCTAAAGTATACACAACCAAAATCTCCGATCTAGCTTCTAAGGTAATCTACACAACCAGAATCCCCGATCAAGCTAAAGTCTATGCTTCCAAACTCCCAAATCAAGCCAAAGTTTATCCCTCGAAAATTCCTGATCAAGCTAAGGTATACACAACCAAAATCCCCGTTCTAGCTTCTAAGGTAATATACACAACCAGAATCCCCGATCAAGCTAAAGTCTATGCTTCCAAACTCCCAAATCAAGCCAAAGTTTATCCCTCGAAAATTCCTAATCAAGCTAAGGTATACACAACCAAAATCCCCAATCTAGCTTTTAAGGCAATCTACACAACCAGAATCCCCGATCAAGCTAAAGTCTATGCTTCCAAACTCCCAAATCAAGCCAAAGTTTATCCCTCGAAAATTCCTGATCAAGCTAAGGTATACACAACCAAAATCCCCGTTCTAGCTTCTAAGGTAATATACACAACCAGAATCCCCGAGCAAGCTAAAGTCTATGCTTCCAAACTCCCAAATCAAGCCAAAGTTTATCCCTCGAAAATTCCTAATCAAGCTAAGGTATACACAACCAAAATCCCCGATCTAGCTTTTAAGGCAATCTACACAACCAGAATCCCCGATCAAGCTAAAGTCTATGCTTCCAAACTCCCAAATCAAACCAAAGTTTATCCCTCGAAAATTCCTAATCAAGCTAAGGTCTACACAACCAAAATCCCCGATCTAGCTTCTAAGGTAATCTACTCGACCAGAATTCCGGATCAAGCTAAGGTCTATACAACTAGAATCCCTGATCAAGCCAAAGTTTATGCAACTAATTCACACTCTAATCATCACCTCGGAGAAGTCTCATTCTTCAGAGTCTCTATCCTCAAACCTGGAAACACAATCCATCTTGACAACTTAGAGAACCCCTTCCCTCACCGCTCATTTCTTCCTTCTCAAATTGCCTCAAAGATCTCCATAAACTCAAATCACCTCCAACATTTATTCCCTCAAACTTTCTCTTCACCATTCACAAAAGATACCACACAAACTACCATCCTCAATTGCAATGCACCTACTCTAAAAGGAGAAGTTAAAAAATGTGCAAAATCTTTAGAAGAAATGATAGAGTTCTCAAAGACTATCTTGAAACAAAACCAGCTAATTGCATTGACAACAAAAAGCAAACAGGGGTCAGGAGAGAAACTTAAAATTGagaaatttcataaaatcaatTCCCAAAAGAGTGTCTCATGCCATGAGATTTTCCTTCCTTTTGCTACTTATTTTTGCCATTTGCTATCTTCAACTAATATTTATGCTGTGGACTTAGTTGATTTAAACACTAATGCCCATGTTAATACAGCTTTAGTTGTTTGTCATATGGATACTTCTTCATGGCCAGCTGATCATCCAGCTTTCAAAATGTTGAATTTTTCACCTGGAAAAGGAGAGGCTTGTCATTGGATGTCACAAGCTGATCTTGTTTGGGTTAGACATGATGTACATGCATAA
- the LOC129900853 gene encoding uncharacterized protein LOC129900853, whose product MGLSASKRVSNSLQNSSEFNSACDSVYNDCLSLSQHAFAGVKPHQLFSATERLHASLYSSVPLITNWVKSPPTRLQVDKAFIIVSTRRSGVKEREKESEIVLGNNEFKEFSVEVFADAVVSCAGKELLKRVPVGALGIAGVGAVVKPGKELIAAAIGAYALGVATSVYVSLA is encoded by the coding sequence ATGGGGCTCTCAGCTTCTAAGCGAGTTAGCAACTCACTCCAAAATTCATCCGAGTTCAACTCGGCATGTGACTCAGTCTACAATGATTGTCTCTCCCTATCTCAACACGCCTTCGCCGGAGTCAAACCCCACCAGCTTTTCTCCGCCACCGAACGCCTCCACGCTTCTCTCTATTCCTCCGTCCCTCTCATAACCAACTGGGTCAAATCACCTCCGACCCGATTACAAGTGGATAAAGCCTTCATAATCGTGTCAACGCGCCGATCCGGCGTAAAGGAAAGGGAGAAGGAGAGTGAAATTGTGCTTGGGAACAACGAGTTTAAGGAGTTTTCAGTGGAGGTATTTGCAGACGCTGTCGTTTCGTGTGCAGGGAAAGAGCTGTTGAAGCGAGTTCCGGTAGGTGCTTTGGGGATTGCTGGTGTTGGTGCAGTGGTAAAGCCTGGGAAAGAATTGATTGCGGCAGCGATTGGTGCTTACGCGCTCGGTGTTGCAACTTCGGTATACGTCAGCTTGGCTTGA